Proteins from a genomic interval of Hydrogenophaga sp. PAMC20947:
- a CDS encoding integrase arm-type DNA-binding domain-containing protein — translation MLTTLQIKSAKPAERAFKLADAGGLFVLVQPNGSKLWRYKFRLDGVEGLQALGAFPEVTLADARHAHAESRKLIAKGIHPVQARREERESRAQEELHRVKGSFGAVCADWKTATGADLRPATVLQRNREIEKDLSPHFKDRPISKITRLELTTALKEVEARAPEVARNLRNYLWGIFEHAIDSGLIADNPVPPVRVLRKRNQENHPALSLELLGKFLRKLDAIDTIYEQTRIAMLLVVLTACRKAEVTGAKWSEIDLKAAEWEVPAERMKAGRAHWVPLSRQAVKLLQKLRALVPEENVYLFPNRLDPDRPMANRSLNALMERLGFSGDGTPHGMRATFSTHFNAIGASIDVIEHCLAHVPGNRVRAAYNRHGYRAERREMLQAWATCVDQLRSGLPSKVPAPSSKSKANC, via the coding sequence GTGCTGACCACTCTACAAATAAAGTCGGCCAAGCCGGCGGAACGAGCATTCAAGCTGGCTGATGCGGGCGGCCTGTTCGTCCTCGTTCAGCCCAACGGCTCGAAGCTCTGGCGCTACAAGTTCAGGCTGGACGGTGTGGAAGGTCTGCAAGCGTTGGGTGCTTTTCCCGAGGTCACGCTAGCCGACGCGAGGCACGCGCACGCAGAGTCGCGCAAGCTGATAGCCAAGGGTATTCACCCCGTCCAGGCTCGACGCGAAGAACGCGAGAGCCGCGCCCAGGAGGAACTGCACCGCGTCAAGGGCAGCTTTGGCGCGGTGTGCGCCGACTGGAAAACCGCGACGGGCGCGGACCTTCGGCCAGCGACGGTCTTGCAGCGCAACCGGGAGATCGAGAAGGACCTGTCACCCCACTTCAAGGACCGGCCGATTTCGAAGATCACGCGCCTCGAGCTGACCACTGCACTAAAGGAGGTAGAGGCGCGAGCGCCCGAGGTCGCGCGGAACCTGCGCAACTACCTGTGGGGCATCTTCGAGCACGCCATCGACTCCGGGCTGATCGCTGACAACCCCGTGCCGCCAGTTCGCGTGCTCCGCAAGCGCAACCAGGAGAACCACCCTGCCCTTTCGCTCGAGTTGCTCGGTAAGTTCCTGCGCAAGCTGGATGCCATAGACACGATCTACGAGCAGACCCGGATCGCGATGCTGCTCGTCGTGTTGACGGCCTGTCGCAAGGCCGAAGTCACCGGTGCAAAGTGGAGCGAGATCGACTTGAAGGCAGCAGAGTGGGAGGTCCCTGCCGAACGGATGAAGGCTGGGCGAGCCCACTGGGTGCCCCTTTCCCGCCAGGCTGTGAAGTTGCTTCAAAAACTACGGGCACTCGTTCCAGAGGAAAACGTCTACCTGTTTCCCAATCGCCTCGATCCTGATCGTCCGATGGCAAACAGAAGTCTCAATGCGCTGATGGAACGACTGGGCTTCAGCGGCGACGGCACCCCTCATGGCATGCGCGCTACCTTCAGCACGCACTTCAACGCGATTGGCGCGAGCATCGACGTGATCGAGCATTGCCTTGCCCATGTACCCGGCAATCGGGTGCGTGCGGCGTACAACCGACATGGGTATCGGGCCGAGCGCCGCGAGATGCTCCAGGCTTGGGCCACGTGCGTGGACCAGTTGCGCTCCGGTTTGCCGTCCAAAGTACCGGCACCAAGCTCGAAATCGAAAGCGAACTGTTAA
- a CDS encoding dihydrofolate reductase, with the protein MPDTHSPQAPARLHLIYARASNGVIGKNNGLPWHLPEDMVHFKRATQGCAVLMGRKTWDSLPERFRPLPGRDNIVITRNGQWRASGAKVAHSIDHALSLCEPGSDAWVIGGEQIYALALPLATTVVVTEIGHHYEGDAFAPRLGPEWTETRREPHTAVNGLLFAFVTYTRAA; encoded by the coding sequence ATGCCTGATACACATTCCCCTCAAGCACCGGCCCGCCTGCACCTGATCTACGCCCGCGCTTCCAACGGCGTGATCGGGAAAAACAACGGCCTGCCCTGGCACCTGCCGGAAGACATGGTCCATTTCAAGCGCGCCACCCAAGGGTGCGCCGTGCTCATGGGTCGAAAAACCTGGGATTCATTGCCTGAGCGCTTCCGCCCACTGCCTGGGCGCGACAACATCGTGATCACGCGCAATGGCCAATGGCGGGCCTCTGGCGCCAAGGTGGCCCATTCCATCGATCACGCCCTGTCGCTCTGTGAGCCCGGCAGCGATGCCTGGGTCATTGGCGGTGAACAGATCTACGCGCTGGCCTTGCCCCTGGCAACGACGGTGGTGGTCACCGAAATCGGCCACCACTACGAAGGTGATGCGTTCGCCCCCAGGCTCGGGCCCGAGTGGACCGAGACCCGCCGCGAACCCCACACCGCCGTGAACGGCTTGCTGTTCGCCTTCGTGACCTACACCCGCGCGGCCTGA
- a CDS encoding DMT family transporter, with protein MLSRKQVWALLALTLMWGVNWPMMKLSLQEMSPLFFRATTMLLGAGWLFFYVNRSGERMWPAGREWAAIAVLALPNVLGWHTLSIFGVQELASGRAAILGFTMPIFTVLLGAAFFGERITPRVRVAVVCASIAIALLLWHEVARISGRPAGIAWMLSAAVCWALGTLMFRRAQFTLAPLVVTVWMLLLGSVAVWALALALEPLPDISGFSLPMWVSLVYGVVINYGFAQLIWFGMARTLPPATSAMSIMAIPLVGTLSATFILGEVPHWRDWLAMGFVMMAIASVLWPARRTKSLSAAQSTHA; from the coding sequence ATGTTGTCCCGCAAACAAGTCTGGGCCCTGCTCGCCCTCACCCTCATGTGGGGCGTGAACTGGCCCATGATGAAGCTCTCACTCCAGGAAATGAGCCCGCTCTTCTTCCGGGCTACCACCATGCTGCTGGGCGCGGGCTGGCTGTTTTTCTACGTCAACCGCTCCGGTGAACGCATGTGGCCTGCGGGCCGGGAGTGGGCCGCCATCGCCGTGTTGGCCCTGCCCAACGTACTGGGCTGGCACACGCTGTCGATCTTTGGCGTGCAGGAGCTGGCCTCGGGGCGCGCCGCCATCCTGGGCTTCACCATGCCCATCTTCACGGTGCTGCTCGGCGCCGCCTTTTTTGGTGAGCGCATCACGCCGCGCGTGCGGGTCGCCGTGGTCTGCGCCTCCATCGCCATCGCCCTGCTGCTCTGGCACGAGGTGGCCCGTATCAGTGGTCGCCCGGCCGGCATCGCCTGGATGCTGAGCGCGGCCGTCTGCTGGGCGCTGGGCACCCTGATGTTTCGCCGTGCGCAGTTCACCCTCGCCCCGCTGGTGGTGACCGTCTGGATGCTGCTGCTCGGCAGCGTGGCGGTCTGGGCGCTGGCCCTGGCTTTGGAGCCCCTGCCTGACATCTCGGGGTTCTCCCTGCCCATGTGGGTCAGCCTGGTCTACGGCGTGGTGATCAACTACGGCTTCGCCCAACTGATCTGGTTCGGCATGGCGCGCACGTTGCCACCGGCCACCAGTGCCATGAGCATCATGGCCATTCCGCTGGTCGGTACCCTCAGCGCCACCTTCATCCTGGGTGAGGTGCCCCACTGGCGCGACTGGCTGGCCATGGGTTTTGTGATGATGGCCATCGCCAGCGTGTTGTGGCCTGCCCGTCGCACGAAATCGCTGAGCGCGGCACAATCGACACATGCCTGA
- a CDS encoding thymidylate synthase: MTDTAAAHPVRSQYEDFMRHVFTTGVQKGDRTGTGTTSVFGHQMRFDLNEGFPLVTTKKVFLKAIIVELLWFLRGDSNVKWLQERGCSIWDEWAREDGSLGPVYGVQWRSWPTPGGGHIDQIADVIQTLKTNPDSRRIIVSAWNVAELSQMALMPCHAFFQFYVAPPTTPGGRGKLSCQLYQRSADIFLGVPFNIASYALLTHMVAQQCDLDVGDFIWTGGDCHIYSNHHEQVERQLSRSPMAYPTLNIKRRPDSIFDYNLEDFEVLDYDHHPAIKAPVAV, encoded by the coding sequence ATGACCGATACCGCCGCCGCCCACCCCGTCCGCTCCCAATACGAAGATTTCATGCGCCACGTGTTCACCACGGGCGTACAGAAGGGTGACCGCACCGGCACCGGCACCACCAGCGTTTTCGGTCACCAGATGCGCTTCGACCTGAACGAAGGCTTTCCCCTGGTGACCACCAAAAAGGTTTTCCTCAAGGCCATCATCGTGGAACTGCTTTGGTTTCTGCGCGGTGACAGCAATGTGAAATGGCTGCAGGAAAGGGGCTGCTCGATTTGGGACGAATGGGCCCGCGAAGACGGCAGCCTGGGCCCTGTGTATGGCGTGCAGTGGCGCAGCTGGCCTACGCCTGGCGGCGGCCATATCGACCAGATCGCCGACGTCATTCAGACACTCAAGACCAACCCCGATTCGCGGCGCATCATCGTGAGCGCCTGGAATGTGGCCGAGCTCTCGCAAATGGCGTTGATGCCGTGCCACGCGTTCTTCCAGTTTTATGTCGCCCCGCCCACCACCCCGGGCGGCCGGGGCAAGCTCAGCTGCCAGCTCTACCAGCGCAGCGCCGATATCTTCCTGGGCGTGCCCTTCAACATCGCGAGCTACGCCTTGCTCACCCACATGGTGGCCCAGCAATGCGATCTGGACGTGGGCGACTTCATCTGGACCGGTGGCGATTGCCACATCTACAGCAACCACCATGAGCAGGTCGAGCGCCAGCTGAGCCGCTCGCCCATGGCCTACCCCACGCTCAACATCAAACGCCGTCCCGATTCGATCTTCGACTACAACCTCGAGGACTTCGAGGTCCTGGACTACGACCACCACCCCGCCATCAAGGCACCGGTCGCGGTCTGA
- a CDS encoding potassium channel family protein produces the protein MLQSLFACVMLLIACTLLHYEVLRTLNNRLPSMRVPDRLKVVVVILGAFAAHLLEMLLYGATFYALVTWWGAGQLTGLAGSSWTTCLYFSAETYTSLGFGDLTPVGPVRMLVGTEALAGLLMIAWSASFTYLSMERFWRTEKG, from the coding sequence ATGCTGCAATCCCTTTTCGCCTGCGTGATGCTTCTGATCGCATGCACCCTGCTGCACTATGAGGTTTTGCGCACCCTCAACAACCGCTTGCCATCCATGCGCGTGCCCGACCGGTTGAAAGTGGTGGTCGTCATCCTGGGCGCATTCGCGGCACACCTGCTGGAAATGCTTTTGTATGGTGCCACTTTCTACGCGCTGGTGACCTGGTGGGGGGCGGGCCAGCTGACAGGACTGGCCGGGTCTTCGTGGACCACCTGTCTGTATTTTTCAGCGGAAACCTACACCTCGCTGGGCTTCGGAGATCTCACTCCGGTCGGGCCGGTGCGCATGCTGGTGGGCACGGAGGCCTTGGCTGGCTTGCTGATGATTGCCTGGTCCGCGTCCTTCACCTACCTCTCCATGGAGCGATTCTGGCGCACTGAAAAAGGTTGA
- a CDS encoding glutathione S-transferase family protein, producing MGQLQLYTNPQSRGRIAHWMMEELGLPYETVWLEYGTTMKAPDYLAINPMGKVPALKHGSAVVTEAAAICAYVADAFPDQGLRPTPGTPESAAYHRWLFFAAGPLEQAVVARSLGWAVPEGRNAMVGFGSYEDTLNALERALSAAPYVCGERFTAADVYVGSSVSWGLQFGTIEKRPVFEAYAHRLQIRPAAIRAHALNEAHLAHQG from the coding sequence ATGGGTCAACTTCAGCTCTACACCAACCCCCAGTCCCGTGGCCGAATCGCTCACTGGATGATGGAGGAGTTGGGCTTGCCGTATGAAACGGTTTGGCTGGAATATGGCACCACCATGAAAGCGCCCGACTACCTGGCGATCAATCCCATGGGCAAGGTGCCAGCCTTGAAGCATGGCAGTGCGGTGGTCACTGAGGCGGCGGCCATTTGTGCCTATGTGGCCGATGCCTTCCCTGATCAGGGGTTGCGGCCCACGCCGGGGACTCCTGAGAGCGCCGCTTACCACCGGTGGCTGTTTTTTGCGGCGGGACCGCTGGAACAAGCGGTGGTGGCGCGCTCGCTGGGGTGGGCGGTGCCTGAAGGGCGAAACGCCATGGTGGGTTTTGGCAGCTACGAAGACACGCTGAACGCGCTGGAGCGGGCCTTGAGTGCCGCGCCGTATGTGTGTGGGGAGCGATTTACGGCGGCGGATGTCTATGTGGGGTCCAGCGTGAGCTGGGGCCTGCAGTTTGGCACCATCGAGAAGCGACCGGTCTTTGAGGCGTATGCCCACCGCTTGCAAATCCGGCCGGCAGCGATTCGGGCGCATGCACTCAATGAAGCGCACCTGGCTCATCAGGGCTGA
- a CDS encoding MFS transporter, with amino-acid sequence MTSMPPAASARAASILLLGIVYLSFVSLGLPDAVMGVAWPAMRLQMGQPLAAMGILTITLMASAVTSAWLTPRLVAVVGTGAVVAGSCTLTGLALCGFSVAPSFGWLVLLAVPLGAGGGAVDASMNQFVAAHYTSRHMNWLHGFWGMGAATGPVVMGLALASAGGWAVGARHIGLIQLGLGVVLWFALPLWRHSPGKSSASNDPDDKPIRGASKAFKPLAMQALWLSPLCFLLYVAAEMGTYLWAASLLVGNRGIGLPEAGIWVSVYFASITLGRFSAGLFANHLGNRRLIALGIALATVGALLFALPTLPHALNLAGLVLMGLGCAPVFPSLMHEPARRFAPEVARKVIAWQMMASYAGGSVIPAAFGLIATWLGLEAVMPMVVLMLIVLALAVRRLNQLS; translated from the coding sequence ATGACCTCGATGCCGCCCGCGGCCTCTGCGCGGGCCGCCAGCATCCTGCTGCTGGGCATCGTCTACCTGTCTTTTGTGAGCCTGGGTTTGCCCGATGCGGTGATGGGCGTGGCGTGGCCGGCCATGCGCCTGCAGATGGGCCAGCCCCTGGCTGCCATGGGTATTCTCACCATCACCCTGATGGCCAGCGCGGTCACCAGCGCCTGGCTCACACCGCGCCTGGTGGCGGTGGTGGGCACAGGCGCGGTGGTGGCGGGCAGTTGCACATTGACCGGTCTCGCGCTGTGCGGCTTCTCGGTCGCACCCTCGTTTGGCTGGCTGGTGCTGCTGGCAGTTCCACTGGGCGCAGGGGGCGGGGCTGTCGACGCCAGCATGAACCAGTTCGTGGCGGCGCACTACACGTCGCGCCACATGAACTGGCTACACGGTTTTTGGGGGATGGGCGCCGCAACAGGCCCTGTGGTCATGGGTTTGGCCCTCGCCAGCGCAGGGGGTTGGGCGGTGGGTGCACGCCACATCGGACTGATCCAGCTGGGCCTGGGTGTTGTGTTGTGGTTTGCTTTGCCCTTGTGGCGCCACAGCCCGGGCAAATCTTCGGCATCGAATGACCCAGACGACAAGCCCATTCGCGGAGCATCCAAGGCCTTCAAGCCCTTGGCAATGCAAGCGCTGTGGCTGTCGCCCTTGTGTTTTTTGCTCTACGTTGCTGCGGAAATGGGCACCTACCTCTGGGCGGCAAGCCTGTTGGTGGGCAACCGGGGCATCGGCCTGCCCGAGGCGGGCATCTGGGTGTCGGTGTATTTTGCATCCATCACCCTCGGCCGGTTCAGTGCTGGCTTGTTCGCCAACCACCTGGGCAACCGGCGCCTGATCGCGCTGGGCATTGCACTGGCCACCGTGGGTGCACTTCTGTTCGCCCTACCCACACTGCCCCATGCGTTGAACCTCGCGGGCCTGGTGTTGATGGGGCTGGGCTGTGCGCCGGTGTTTCCTTCGCTCATGCATGAACCCGCCCGCCGCTTTGCGCCCGAGGTGGCGCGCAAAGTGATCGCCTGGCAAATGATGGCGTCATATGCCGGGGGGTCGGTGATCCCGGCAGCCTTTGGACTGATCGCCACCTGGCTGGGGCTGGAGGCGGTCATGCCCATGGTGGTGTTGATGTTGATCGTTTTGGCACTCGCGGTGCGCCGGCTCAACCAGCTGAGCTGA
- a CDS encoding FAD-binding oxidoreductase — MNPTLIAQLRATVGDAHVLTHEDPTADLSAWENDWRKRAQGRALAIVRPGSTAEVAAVVKACAAAGASIVPQGGNTGLVVGSVPDDTGTQVVLSLGRMQAVRSLDAANLTITVEAGCILQNLQTAADNAGFLFPLSLAAEGSCTIGGNLATNAGGTQVVRYGNARDLCLGLEVVTAQGEIWHGLSGLRKDNTGYDLRDLFIGSEGTLGIITAATLKLYPQPAAQLTAWAAVPSLDAAVALLGLAHQQLGAGLTGFEVMGQFALSLVNKHFPALRVPFMAAGAAQAPCYGVLLENSSSESEAHARSRLERLLETAFEQEVVGDAVVAESLAQAQGLWHIRESIPLAQAEEGLNIKHDISIPVSRIPTFCTETDALLKREIPGVRLVNFGHLGDGNLHYNVQAPENGDAATFLRQQEAQVNALVFQQVARFDGSISAEHGVGSLKADKLPEFKDPVALALMRSIKHALDPANLLNPGRVLHPLNPSR, encoded by the coding sequence ATGAACCCCACCCTGATCGCACAACTGCGCGCCACCGTGGGCGATGCCCACGTTCTGACCCACGAAGACCCGACAGCCGATCTCAGCGCCTGGGAAAACGACTGGCGTAAACGGGCCCAAGGGCGCGCCTTGGCCATCGTTCGCCCCGGCAGCACGGCCGAAGTGGCCGCCGTGGTCAAGGCCTGCGCCGCGGCCGGCGCCAGCATCGTGCCCCAGGGTGGCAACACCGGTCTGGTCGTGGGCTCGGTGCCCGACGACACGGGTACCCAGGTGGTCCTGAGCTTGGGTCGCATGCAGGCTGTTCGATCTCTGGACGCCGCCAATCTCACGATCACGGTCGAGGCCGGGTGCATCCTGCAAAACCTCCAAACAGCCGCCGACAACGCAGGCTTTCTGTTTCCGCTCAGCCTCGCCGCCGAAGGCAGCTGCACCATTGGCGGGAACCTCGCCACCAATGCGGGTGGCACCCAGGTGGTGCGCTACGGCAATGCCCGCGACCTCTGCCTGGGACTGGAAGTCGTGACCGCCCAAGGCGAGATCTGGCATGGTCTTAGCGGCCTGCGCAAAGACAACACCGGCTACGACCTGCGGGACCTCTTCATCGGCAGTGAGGGCACCCTGGGCATCATCACCGCGGCCACGCTCAAACTCTACCCCCAGCCTGCCGCGCAACTCACGGCATGGGCCGCCGTCCCGTCGCTGGACGCAGCCGTTGCATTGCTGGGCCTGGCCCATCAGCAGCTCGGCGCAGGCCTGACCGGCTTTGAGGTCATGGGGCAGTTCGCACTCAGCCTGGTCAACAAGCATTTCCCGGCACTGCGCGTGCCGTTCATGGCCGCTGGAGCCGCACAGGCGCCCTGCTACGGCGTGCTGCTGGAGAACAGCAGCAGCGAGTCCGAAGCCCATGCAAGAAGCCGACTGGAGCGCTTGCTGGAAACCGCTTTTGAACAGGAAGTGGTGGGCGATGCCGTGGTGGCCGAGAGCCTGGCACAGGCCCAGGGGCTCTGGCACATCCGCGAGAGCATCCCGCTGGCGCAGGCCGAAGAAGGCCTCAACATCAAACACGACATCAGCATCCCCGTCTCCCGCATCCCCACTTTTTGCACTGAGACCGATGCGCTGCTGAAGCGGGAAATCCCCGGCGTGCGGCTGGTCAACTTCGGCCACTTGGGCGATGGCAACCTGCACTACAACGTGCAAGCCCCTGAAAATGGCGATGCGGCCACGTTCCTGCGCCAGCAGGAAGCGCAGGTCAACGCGCTGGTGTTCCAGCAAGTGGCCCGCTTTGATGGTTCGATCAGTGCCGAACACGGCGTCGGCAGCCTCAAGGCCGACAAGCTGCCCGAATTCAAGGATCCCGTGGCGCTCGCTCTGATGCGATCGATCAAACACGCGCTTGACCCCGCCAACCTGCTCAACCCAGGGCGCGTGCTGCACCCGCTGAACCCTTCGCGATGA
- a CDS encoding DUF2069 domain-containing protein, with amino-acid sequence MPETSQQPLPTSAATARTVAFTRTLAVGSLVGLIVLGLLWEMWLAPLRPGGSWLVLKVLPLTLPLAGLLKNRMYTYRWVSLIVWIYFTEGVVRAWSDKGLSAALAGIEVALCVSLFVACALHVRTRLKAAGPAAVEADKLRHAAAIGAAADPIKPVKS; translated from the coding sequence ATGCCAGAAACCAGCCAACAACCCTTACCCACCTCCGCGGCCACAGCCCGCACCGTCGCGTTCACGCGCACGCTCGCAGTGGGCAGCCTGGTGGGCCTCATCGTGTTGGGTCTGTTGTGGGAAATGTGGCTTGCGCCTTTGCGCCCGGGCGGTTCCTGGCTGGTGCTCAAGGTGTTGCCCCTGACGCTGCCACTCGCCGGTTTGCTGAAAAACCGCATGTACACCTACCGCTGGGTGAGTCTGATCGTCTGGATCTACTTCACCGAAGGTGTGGTTCGTGCGTGGAGCGACAAAGGTTTGTCGGCAGCCCTGGCCGGGATCGAGGTTGCCCTTTGCGTCTCTTTGTTTGTTGCCTGCGCCCTGCATGTGCGCACGCGCCTGAAAGCGGCCGGTCCAGCCGCTGTTGAGGCCGACAAACTGCGCCACGCCGCCGCCATTGGCGCAGCCGCCGACCCCATCAAACCCGTAAAATCATGA
- a CDS encoding YihY family inner membrane protein: MTLNERWQQLETLLQTLWRDTLNFPWRNTAATLRERFDEDQLGVTASSLTFTTTISLVPLFTVALAIFSAFPMFARMQDSVQRWLIQSLVPDNIAKQVLSYLNQFAAAAGEMGWAGAIALLVTALALILTIDRKLNDIWRVRESRPFTQRVLVYWAVLTLGPLILAGSLSLTSYALSASKGLVTTLPGAVKFLLSTLQFVLMGVGMAALYRYVPNTRVRWSHALVGGLFVAVGLELAKKLLAWYLTSVPTYSVVYGTFASVPILLVWIYLAWVIVLLGAVVTAYLPSLLSGIARRADTPGWNFMLALESLQLLRQARSNDDRGMSLEAIAQRLRVDPLNLEGPAGHMVALDWLARLNEEDERYVLLLDLEHMPLAALAERLLLGRVASTQVFWTASGWNHMSVADALAPGAPMQMPFARPTTT; encoded by the coding sequence ATGACCCTGAACGAACGTTGGCAGCAGCTGGAAACCCTGCTGCAGACCTTGTGGCGCGACACGCTCAATTTCCCCTGGCGCAACACCGCGGCGACGCTGCGCGAGCGCTTCGACGAAGACCAGTTGGGTGTGACCGCCAGCAGCCTGACTTTCACCACCACGATTTCGCTGGTGCCGCTGTTCACCGTCGCGCTGGCCATCTTCAGCGCTTTTCCCATGTTTGCGCGCATGCAGGACAGCGTGCAGAGGTGGTTGATCCAGAGCCTGGTGCCCGACAACATCGCCAAACAGGTGCTGAGCTACCTCAACCAGTTCGCGGCCGCGGCGGGCGAAATGGGGTGGGCGGGCGCCATCGCCCTGCTGGTCACGGCGCTCGCGCTGATTCTCACCATTGATCGCAAGCTCAACGACATCTGGCGGGTGCGCGAGAGCCGGCCTTTCACCCAGCGGGTGCTGGTTTACTGGGCCGTGCTCACCTTGGGTCCATTGATCCTGGCGGGCAGTCTGAGCTTGACGTCTTATGCGCTGTCTGCATCCAAGGGTTTGGTGACGACCTTGCCGGGCGCAGTGAAGTTCTTGCTGAGCACCTTGCAGTTTGTGTTGATGGGCGTGGGCATGGCGGCGCTGTACCGCTATGTGCCCAACACCCGGGTGCGCTGGAGCCATGCGCTGGTGGGGGGGCTGTTTGTCGCGGTGGGGCTTGAGCTCGCCAAAAAACTGCTGGCGTGGTATCTCACGAGCGTGCCCACCTATTCGGTGGTGTACGGGACGTTTGCCAGTGTGCCGATCTTGCTGGTGTGGATCTATCTGGCCTGGGTGATCGTGTTGCTGGGTGCGGTGGTGACCGCCTATTTGCCGAGCTTGTTGTCGGGCATTGCGCGCCGTGCCGACACGCCGGGCTGGAATTTCATGCTTGCGCTGGAGAGCTTGCAGTTGCTGCGCCAGGCCCGGTCGAACGACGATCGAGGCATGAGCCTGGAGGCGATTGCCCAGAGGCTGCGGGTTGATCCGCTGAACCTCGAAGGTCCCGCCGGCCACATGGTGGCACTGGACTGGCTGGCCCGCTTGAATGAAGAGGATGAGCGCTATGTGCTGTTGCTTGACCTCGAACACATGCCCTTGGCTGCATTGGCCGAGCGCCTGTTGCTGGGCCGCGTAGCCAGCACCCAGGTGTTTTGGACAGCCAGTGGCTGGAACCACATGAGCGTGGCCGATGCGCTGGCGCCGGGGGCTCCCATGCAAATGCCCTTTGCCCGTCCGACCACGACCTGA
- a CDS encoding DUF962 domain-containing protein → MNEATSETAAPSAQHFQTFAEFYPFYLGEHSDTNCRRLHFLGSSLGLVCLALVFYTGSLQYLAYGLLAGYACAWVGHFVFEKNKPASFKRPLYSFMGDWVMYKDMWLGNVKL, encoded by the coding sequence ATGAACGAAGCCACCTCCGAAACAGCAGCACCCTCTGCTCAGCATTTCCAGACCTTTGCCGAGTTTTACCCCTTCTACCTGGGCGAACACAGTGATACAAACTGCCGCCGGCTGCACTTTCTGGGCAGCTCACTGGGACTGGTGTGCCTGGCCCTGGTGTTTTACACCGGCTCACTGCAGTACCTCGCCTACGGCTTGCTGGCGGGCTATGCGTGTGCCTGGGTTGGTCACTTTGTATTTGAAAAAAACAAACCCGCCAGCTTCAAACGCCCGCTCTACAGCTTCATGGGCGACTGGGTGATGTACAAGGACATGTGGTTGGGCAACGTCAAGCTCTGA
- a CDS encoding cytochrome P450: MTTPLAPQTITPAMTRERAQAVASGFDLRALPPDFLANPYPVYTELRETEPIKRMPDGSVFLTRHADLMAVYRDAQHFSSDKHVEFAPKYGAGSPLFEHHTTSLVFNDPPLHTRVRKLIMGALTRRAIADMEPGLIQLVDKLLDRIEAQGGGDLIEDFASAIPVDIIGNLLGIHEGERGPLRQWSLSILGALEPVITPAQQVEGDRSVTAMLTYLKGLVAERRLRPGDPERDVLTRLVQGEANGEQLSEVELLQNCIFLLNAGHETTTNLIGNGLILLQEFPETKDKLLRNMAAVDHDAAAHEAVLSAAVDEFLRYESSNQLGNRRVVHATQLSGVDLPVGSLVTLCIGAANRDPAAFALPETLDLQRSPNKHLAFGFGIHQCAGLSLARLEGRIAIGRFLQRFPGYHLTAPPVRGGRARFRGFLHAPFATV, from the coding sequence ATGACCACGCCCCTCGCCCCACAAACCATCACGCCCGCCATGACCCGGGAACGCGCTCAGGCCGTTGCATCCGGCTTTGACCTGCGGGCCCTGCCACCCGATTTCCTGGCCAACCCCTACCCGGTCTACACCGAGCTCCGGGAGACCGAACCCATCAAGCGCATGCCCGACGGTTCGGTCTTTCTGACCCGCCATGCGGATCTGATGGCGGTGTACCGCGATGCTCAGCACTTCAGTTCCGACAAACACGTGGAATTCGCGCCCAAATACGGCGCTGGCTCGCCGCTGTTTGAGCACCACACCACCAGCCTCGTGTTCAACGATCCGCCGCTGCATACCCGCGTGCGCAAACTCATCATGGGCGCGCTCACCCGCCGAGCCATTGCCGACATGGAGCCCGGCCTCATCCAGCTCGTTGACAAGCTGCTGGATCGCATCGAAGCCCAGGGGGGTGGCGACCTGATCGAAGACTTCGCCTCCGCCATTCCCGTGGATATCATCGGCAATTTGCTGGGTATTCACGAGGGCGAGCGCGGCCCGTTGCGCCAATGGTCGCTGTCCATTCTGGGGGCCCTGGAACCCGTGATCACACCGGCGCAGCAGGTCGAAGGCGACCGCAGCGTGACCGCCATGCTGACCTACCTCAAAGGTCTTGTGGCCGAGCGACGGCTTCGCCCCGGTGACCCCGAGCGCGACGTGCTCACCCGCCTGGTCCAGGGCGAGGCGAACGGCGAACAATTGAGCGAAGTCGAGTTGCTGCAAAACTGCATCTTCTTGCTCAACGCCGGCCATGAAACCACCACCAATCTGATCGGCAATGGCCTGATCCTGCTGCAGGAGTTTCCAGAAACCAAAGACAAGCTGCTGCGCAACATGGCCGCAGTGGACCACGATGCAGCGGCCCACGAAGCCGTGCTCTCGGCAGCGGTGGACGAGTTCTTGCGGTACGAATCCTCCAACCAGCTGGGCAACCGCCGCGTGGTCCACGCCACCCAGTTGAGTGGCGTGGATTTGCCGGTCGGCAGCCTGGTCACCCTGTGCATTGGTGCAGCCAACCGCGATCCAGCGGCATTCGCGTTGCCCGAAACGCTCGATCTGCAGCGCTCCCCCAACAAGCACCTGGCTTTTGGTTTCGGGATCCACCAATGCGCAGGCCTGAGCTTGGCCAGACTCGAAGGGCGGATCGCCATCGGTCGCTTTCTGCAACGGTTTCCCGGCTACCACCTGACAGCGCCACCCGTGCGAGGCGGTCGCGCACGTTTCAGGGGTTTCTTGCACGCCCCTTTCGCCACGGTCTAA